From one Bacteroides eggerthii genomic stretch:
- a CDS encoding RNA polymerase sigma factor, with product MTNSDFIEQTRLLVARTQQGDHKSFAQLYDMYVNQLFNFGLRLTTDRELLKDCIHDVFVKIYVKREELSEVVNFRSYLFISLKNRICDELRRLVFGSDVQVDSLQRVAEDADVEEDYLRHEAEFFQSVKVESLLRQLSKRQRQAITLYYMEEKKYEDICVIMDMNYQSVRNLVCRSLNRLRELAMAV from the coding sequence ATGACGAACTCAGATTTTATAGAACAAACCCGATTGTTGGTAGCCCGCACGCAACAGGGGGATCACAAATCTTTCGCGCAACTTTATGATATGTATGTCAATCAACTCTTTAATTTTGGCTTGCGTTTGACAACGGATCGCGAGTTACTTAAGGATTGTATACATGACGTATTTGTTAAGATTTATGTTAAGCGTGAAGAACTGAGTGAAGTAGTTAATTTCCGTTCTTATCTTTTTATCTCTCTCAAAAACCGGATATGTGACGAGTTGCGTCGTTTGGTATTCGGCAGCGATGTCCAGGTGGACAGTCTTCAACGTGTGGCTGAAGACGCCGATGTAGAGGAGGATTACTTGCGTCATGAAGCTGAGTTTTTTCAGAGTGTGAAGGTTGAGTCATTGCTGCGTCAGCTTTCTAAGCGTCAGCGCCAAGCTATTACCTTATATTATATGGAAGAAAAGAAATACGAGGATATTTGCGTGATTATGGACATGAATTACCAGTCTGTCAGAAACCTTGTGTGTCGAAGCTTGAATCGTTTGCGTGAATTGGCAATGGCTGTCTGA